CGATCCCCAGTTCCAGTTCGACGGTCTTGCCACTAAGAGAGAGGAGCTCGCCTTAGTCATCACCCACGCCGACTGCCAGGCAGCCCTGTTCTATGATCCGGTCAACAGAGCGCTCGCCAACATCCACTCCGGGTGGCGGGGCAGCGTCCTCAATATCTATAGCAGCACGATCCGCTTCATGCAGGAGCGATTCGGCTCAAGGCCGGAAAATCTCTTTGTCGGCATCTCCCCCAGCCTTGGGCCGGAAGATGCGGAGTTCATTCACTTTAAAAAAGAGCTGCCCCGCCATTTCTGGCCGTTTCAGCCGAAGGAAAATTATTTTGATTTCTGGGAGATTTCCAAAGCGCAGCTTCAAGAGGCGGGAGTGCCGCAGTCTCAAATCCAGATCGCCGGCATCTCCACAGTAAGAGAGCCGGAGGATTTTTTCTCCTATAGAAGAGACAAGGGCAGCGGCCGCAACGCCACCATCGCCGCTCTTGCCGGATGAGTTTTAAGAGGGGCGAGAGGCCCATCAGAAAAAAAGAGAGAAGCCCCCTTGCAATAAAAACCTCAAGATAGCATAATGCCTGTACCACTACGCGCCTGTAGTTCAATGGTAGAACAGTAGCCTTCCAAGCTACGAGTGTCAGTTCGATTCTGATCAGGCGCTATTACACCGGGCTCTTTTAAGCAGCGCAACACCACCTACCTCCCCTCTTTCACTTTGCCAGCCCTCTTGCTCTCCTTAAAAGGGTTCGGTGTAGCTTTAAAAAAACATCGAAATTAACACCAAGACCGAAATTTCGCAATCAGTGCGAAATGCCGTCGTCAAATAGGAGGGACAAGGCTTGGCTACTCAGAACCAAGAACAGATTTCTGTATCTATTAAGGATCTTTTAGAGGCAGGAGCCCACTTCGGGCACCAGACCCACCGTTGGAACCCGAAGATGAAGCGTTATATCTTCGAGGAAAGAAACGGTCTTTACATCATCGACCTCGCCAAAACATTGCATCTTCTGCGCAATGCTACTAACATCGTCAAAGAAGTGGTTGAGAAACACCGCTCCATTCTTTTTGTCGGCACAAAAAAGCAAGCAAAAGACGTTGTGAAAGAGCTGGCTGAAAAATGCGGCGAATTTTACGTCAGCGAAAGATGGCTCGGCGGTATGTTGACCAACCTCAACACAATTCGTCAGTCGATCAAGAAGCTGGAAAAGATCGAAAAGAAAATCTCGACCCAAGCTGACACGATCACTAAAAAAGAGCTGTCCGAGCTTACCAAGCAGCAGATCAAACTGGAGAAAAACCTCTC
The DNA window shown above is from Estrella lausannensis and carries:
- the rpsB gene encoding 30S ribosomal protein S2, whose translation is MATQNQEQISVSIKDLLEAGAHFGHQTHRWNPKMKRYIFEERNGLYIIDLAKTLHLLRNATNIVKEVVEKHRSILFVGTKKQAKDVVKELAEKCGEFYVSERWLGGMLTNLNTIRQSIKKLEKIEKKISTQADTITKKELSELTKQQIKLEKNLSGVRGMRKPPGLVVVVDPSKEHIAVAEANKLGIPVMALVDTNCNPDPIQHVIPCNDDALKSIKLILDALAQAVVAKKGEMQIGIGKQTEGEEDSESAASKRMEDALASQEGE
- the pgeF gene encoding peptidoglycan editing factor PgeF, producing MIRKEKNGVAWLEFELFQQFKEVRHGIFLRKGGVSSGEFSSLNIGFKSEDSQENILENLNRSLKCLDVKEWRRGRLNHGSTVVLAEEAPSDPQFQFDGLATKREELALVITHADCQAALFYDPVNRALANIHSGWRGSVLNIYSSTIRFMQERFGSRPENLFVGISPSLGPEDAEFIHFKKELPRHFWPFQPKENYFDFWEISKAQLQEAGVPQSQIQIAGISTVREPEDFFSYRRDKGSGRNATIAALAG